One Candidatus Scalindua japonica genomic region harbors:
- a CDS encoding IS91 family transposase translates to MISLSSIIETFIADFITLYHGSILPSQFKALAAMKDCRTTQSRVMLVQCNDCEKQVFVPHSCGNRNCPHCQSHECQQWLERQLKKEVPADYFMLTFTIPKELRSLAWQHQRLLYSIMIQCCWETVKTFVQNDSVLQGNAGAITVLHTHSRSLDYHPHIHLVMPAGAINQKKKLWSFKKSEGKTRYLFNHKALAKVFRAKMLDAVNKAALTLPVNYPKTWVVDCKFVGNGEKALVYLGRYLYKGVIQEKDIITCKDGQVTFRYQDSKSKKMLTRTLPGPQFLRLILQHVLPKGFRRTRNFGFLHPNSKRLIALLQYLTGINPNKSSAWFRERPKLTCKCCGGIMKIIKTMIPPSHKSRSFPYKLTKEEAVLVM, encoded by the coding sequence ATGATATCTCTCTCCTCTATAATTGAGACCTTCATTGCTGACTTTATCACTCTTTATCATGGTTCGATCCTGCCAAGTCAATTCAAAGCCCTGGCAGCCATGAAGGATTGTCGCACTACGCAAAGCCGCGTCATGCTGGTCCAATGTAATGACTGTGAAAAACAGGTTTTTGTACCGCACTCCTGCGGTAACCGCAATTGTCCTCATTGTCAGAGTCATGAGTGTCAGCAGTGGTTGGAGCGTCAACTGAAAAAAGAAGTGCCTGCTGACTATTTTATGCTCACCTTTACTATACCCAAAGAGCTTCGATCATTAGCATGGCAGCATCAACGCTTGCTTTACTCGATAATGATACAGTGTTGTTGGGAAACCGTAAAAACCTTTGTCCAAAATGACAGCGTATTACAAGGAAACGCTGGAGCCATCACTGTTTTGCACACCCACTCTCGCTCTCTCGATTACCACCCGCATATCCATCTGGTAATGCCAGCCGGGGCCATCAATCAGAAGAAAAAGCTTTGGAGCTTCAAAAAAAGCGAAGGAAAGACGCGGTACCTTTTCAATCACAAAGCGCTGGCTAAAGTGTTTCGAGCAAAAATGCTCGATGCCGTGAACAAAGCGGCTCTTACGCTTCCAGTTAATTATCCCAAAACATGGGTCGTCGATTGCAAATTTGTCGGCAACGGTGAAAAGGCACTGGTCTATCTTGGTCGTTATCTCTACAAAGGGGTCATTCAAGAGAAAGATATTATTACGTGCAAAGATGGTCAGGTGACCTTTCGTTACCAGGATAGTAAGAGCAAAAAAATGCTCACAAGAACACTTCCCGGCCCGCAGTTTCTCAGGTTGATTCTCCAGCATGTTCTACCCAAAGGTTTCAGGCGAACACGGAACTTTGGTTTCCTCCACCCTAATAGCAAACGCTTGATTGCATTGCTTCAGTACCTTACCGGTATCAACCCGAATAAGTCGTCAGCCTGGTTCAGAGAGCGTCCAAAGCTTACGTGCAAATGCTGTGGAGGAATAATGAAGATCATAAAAACGATGATACCTCCATCACACAAATCCAGGTCTTTCCCCTACAAGTTAACAAAAGAGGAGGCTGTTCTGGTTATGTAA